Proteins co-encoded in one Garra rufa chromosome 7, GarRuf1.0, whole genome shotgun sequence genomic window:
- the LOC141338353 gene encoding uncharacterized protein codes for MVPLFSLPLIWCLLGGASGFDADREPVFVIEGDSVTLHTGVKTNQQVDNIWYFNATRIARITGSQSKICTDNQCKDRFSDRLKLDQQTGSLTIMNTRTTDSGEYKLKIINSSSDSEIIFSVFVHDVPAAERNEIKRKEGDSVALHPGEIQNPIYLMTWYFNDIIIAEITRNFKKICTDEQCDERFRDRLKRGSTAEPRHSEQVLSDLGPDY; via the exons ATGGTGCCTCTCTTTAGTTTGCCCTTGATCTGGTGTTTACTCGGCG GTGCTTCTGGTTTTGATGCAGACAGAGAGCCAGTGTTTGTGATAGAGGGAGATTCAGTCACTCTACACACTGGTGTTAAAACAAACCAACAAGTAGATAATATATGGTATTTTAATGCCACTCGCATTGCTCGAATCACTGGCAGTCAGAGTAAGATCTGTACTGATAATCAATGTAAAGACAGATTCAGCGACAGACTGAAATTGGATCaacagactggatctctgaccattatgaacaccagaaccacagactctggaGAGTATAAATTGAAGATAATCAACAGCAGCAGTGACAGTGAAATAATCTTCAGTGTTTTTGTTCATG ATGTTCCAGCTGCTGAAAGAAATGAAATTAAGAGAAAAGAGGGAGATTCTGTTGCTTTACATCCAGGTGAAATTCAAAACCCAATTTATTTGATGACGTGGTATTTCAATGACATTATCATCGCTGAAATCACTAGAAACTTCAAAAAGATCTGTACAGATGAACAGTGTGAtgagagattcagagacagactaaA AAGAGGGTCTACAGCAGAACCTAGACATTCTGAACAAGTTTTGTCAGACCTGGGCCCTGACTATTAA
- the LOC141338261 gene encoding CD48 antigen-like has translation MMFHTLFLFCLSCWCLIGVFGESVSVMEGDSVTLHTSVTEIHEDEDILWKFGAGRSLIAKIRIEKQISSTSDGPDGRFRNRLKLDKQTGSLTITNITTEHAGLYQLETNGPTWSLKTFSVSVYAHLPTPNIIRDCSSSSSSCSLVCSVLNVSHATLSWYKGNSLLSSISASDLSISLSLPLEVEYQDKNTYSCVINNPISNQTQHLDISKLCHTCKDQGLPLFYMALLSAAAGSLLIVATVGIIFICKKCRKNDTEGK, from the exons ATGATGTTTCACacgctttttttgttttgtttgtcttgcTGGTGTCTGATCG GTGTGTTTGGTGAGTCAGtgtcagtgatggagggagattctgtCACTTTACACACTTCTGTTACTGAAATACATGAAGATGAAGACATACTCTGGAAATTTGGAGCTGGAAGGTCTCTCATAGCTAAAATCAGAATTGAGAAACAAATCTCCTCCACATCTGATGGtcctgatgggagattcagaaacagactgaagctggacaaacaaactggatctctgaccatcacaaacatcacaacTGAACACGCTGGACTCTATCAACTAGAGACAAATGGACCTACGTGGtcattaaaaacatttagtgtttctgtctatg CTCATTTGCCCACTCCTAACATTATCAGAGACTGTTCTTCATCATCATCGTCTTGTTCATTGGTGTGTTCAGTGTTGAATGTGAGTCATGcaactctctcctggtacaaaggaaacagtttattgtccagcatcagtgcgtctgatctcagcatcagtctctctctacctctggaggtggaatatcaggataaaaacacctacagctgtgtgatcaacaatcccatcagcaaccagactcaACATCTGGACATCAGCAAACTCTGTCACACATGTAAAG ATCAGGGGCTACCCTTGTTTTACATGGCGTTGCTCTCTGCTGCTGCTGGGTCTCTGTTAATTGTAGCCACAGTCGGGATCATCTTTATCTGCAAGAAATGTAGAAAAAATGACACAGAAGGCAAGTAA